CCGACGGCCGCACCCTCCGCTACCGTGACGTCCGCCGACTCGGCACTGTCGCCCTGATGTCGCCTGAGCGATTTGAGCGCTGGACGGCGGCGCTTGGCCCTGAGCCGCTTGACCCAGCCCTTACCGCCGAGCGATTTTCGGGTATTGTTCGGGTCTCCTCCCGGGCGGTCAAGAGCATCCTCATGGATCAGCGGCGTATGGCGGGCATCGGCAACATCTACGCAAACGAAGCGCTCTGGCGTGCCAAGATCCGCCCCACGCGGCGCGGCACGGCTCTCTCGCGCGCCGCCGCTACCACGCTGCTCGCCGAAATTCGCGCGGTGCTAACGGAATCCATCGCACTTCGCGGAACCAGTTTTCGCGATTATCGCGACGCCTTTGGAGGGCGCGGTGGTTTTGTGGAGCGCCTCGCTGTGTACGGGCGCGCCGGCGAACCCTGCACACGATGCGGCACGACGCTCCGCTCCACGCACGCGATTGAAGGGCGCAGCACTGTCTTTTGCCCCACGTGCCAACGATGAGCAGGCGCCGGCGCAAGAAACGCGCGGCCACCCCTGAGGTCGAGGCGCGCGTCGCCGCGATGCGCGAAGTCGTACGCGCCGACGTGAAAGATCGGCCTGGCGTGTATCGCATGATCTCCCCGGACGGTGAGATCGTGTACGTGGGGAAGGCCAAAAAACTCCGCACACGCCTCATGAGCTATTTCCGCGCCGAGTATCCGGCGGAGAAAGGCGCACGCATTCTGCGCGAGGCTGGCGAGATTGCGTGGGACTATCACCCAAGCGAATTCGCCGCGCTACTCGAGGAGTTGCGGCTCATCAAACGGTGGCGCCCGCGCTTCAACGTGATGATGAAGCGAGACGCGCGCCACTACGCATTTGTGCGCATCACCCGTGGGCCAGCGCCCAAGTTTCAGGTGGTGCGCTCGGCTGCTGCTGACGACAACGGTATGTATTTCGGCCCATTCAGCGGCGCGCTGCAACTCGAGAACGCACTCCGCGAACTCAATGACGTACTCGGCCTCCGCGACTGCGCCAGCGACACGCGTATGTATTTTGCCGACCAAGTGGAACTGCCGGTGGCGCCGCCGCGCACGCCCGGATGCATTCGCCACGAGATTGGCCGCTGCCTCGGCCCCTGCGTTGCGGCCACCACGGTGTCCGAATACGCCTCACGGCTCGAACTTGCCCGCGAGTTTCTCGAAGGGGCGCACGATGCACCGGTGGCGACGCTCCGAGTAGCAATGGAAGCCAGCAGCGACGCCCTCGACTTTGAGCGCGCCGCGAGCCTGCGCGACAAGATTCTGCGGCTCGAGTCGCTGCAAGATCAGTTCGCGCGACTGCGCTTTGCGGTGGAATCGCTGTCGTTCGTGTACACCGTGCCCGGATTTGGCGACGAAAACCGCGCGTACATTATTCGTCGCGGGCGCGTGCGTGCCGAGCTCCCCGCCCCTCGTACACCCGCTGAGCGCGCCACGCTCGCGGCGCTGGCCGCCGAGGTATTTGTCCCCTCCGAGTCGACGCGACTCACCGTTCCCGCGCACGAAGTAGACGAGCTCCTCCTGCTCTCGAGCTTCTTCCGAAAGTTTCCGGAGGAGCTGGAGGGAACCGAGCCGGCGAGTTCATTTCTGCAGGCCCGCAGCGCGTAGCATTGCGCGGGTTAGGCCAGCGTCAACAGCTCCGCGTCGGCACGCCCGTCCACAATCGTCAGCCGCGCCACCGTCGCAGGCAGCGCGAACCGCTTTGGTCCAGCGGCACCCGGGTTGATCACCAACTGCTTTCCCACGCGTTCAATCAGCTGCACGTGCGTGTGTCCGTACACAATCACATCCGCGTCGTACGCAGCGGCGAGCGCCGCGGGCTTTGGCCGGCCGAGTTCGTGCCCGTGGCTCACATGTATGCGGAGTCCACCCAGCTCCAGCTCCAGCTGCTGCGAGAGCCCCGGCGTCCACGGATCATCGCAGTTGCCATAAACAGCGCGCACCGGCGCAATGAGCGAGAGTTCGTCGAGAATCGTGTCGCTGCACACGTCGCCGGCATGCAGAATCAACTCCACACCGGCGAGCGCCTCGTAGACTTCGGGCCGCAACAGCCCGTGCGTGTCGCTAATGAGCCCGATCAGCACCGCGAATCCTCCCGGCCAAAATCACGAACAACACCAAACAGCCAAGCGACACCAACGCCTCTGCGGCGAGCATCCCCTGCGTGCCGAAGCGGTCGTGCACGGCGCCATCAAAGCGGATCATGGCCAATCCACCCAGCGTATTGAATGCAAAGAACACGTTGATCTTGGTGGCGGCTGCGTGGTCGCCAATGAGCGCGAGCACCATCCCAGTGAGCGACGCGGTACACAAGCCGAGCGAAAACGTATAGAACAGCGTGGCGGCAGCAAACCCCATACTATTGCGCGGCGACAGCATCATCAGCGCGGCGGCCGCGGCGGATATGGCACAGGCCCACGCATACGCCGTGGGCTTGGCCATTCGATCTGCCACCCACCCGCCCGCAAAACAGCCGGCCACAATCGCCACGCCGCCACCGGCGCCGAGCACGAAGCCAACCGTGTCGGCGCCAGCATTCCACTCGGCGCCAAGCGATCCAAACAGGAACTGCGACGCGCCGCTCCCAATGGGCAACAACGCGAGGAGCAGGCCAATGCGGCCATCGCGTGTGCGCAGCATCAGCGTCAACGCTCGTACGGCAGCCGCAAGTTTTGTCGCCACCGTTTCACCGACCACGCCGCGCCCAGGCTCGTCTAGAAACCGCAGCGCAAATGCGCACGCAAATACAATCGCCGCCAGCGCAACGCCCGCGAGCCAGGTGGACGGCAGATGCTTGACGAGCAACAACCCTACGCCGCCACCGGCCGTTTGACCAAACTGATTCCCGCTCTGGAACCACCCGGCGGCGCGACCGCGCGTGGCCAGCGTGGTGTTGTGCGCCATCAACCCTTCGGTGGCAAACGCAAGGAACGACGCCCCCACATTCGACGCTAGCACCACCACCGAGAGCAGCGGCACGTTCGACGCTTGCATCGGCGTCACCGTCAACACAAACAGACCGAGCGCAATCGCTGCGACCGCGAGCAGGTACCACGTTTTGCGCGTGAGTGTTGCGTCGCCGAGCGGCGCCCACACGAACTTGAACGCGTGCGCAAAAAAGGCCATCCCCACAATGGCCGCGCTCGTGGACACCGGCAAACCAGCGCGACTCGCGAGGTACCCGAGCGCGACCGACGGATAGCCGATAGTAAGACCCATCGGAAAGTAGAGCACCGCGAACACCCACGGATGCGGCGCACGCCCACCAAGAGCGGCGCCCGACACCACTACGCGTTCTCCGACTGACCGCCCCACCGAATGGCCAGCGTGTTGTCCACGCCGAGATGATCGAGCACGCGCGCCACCACGAAGTCCACCAGCTCTTCGATGCGCGTGGGGCGATTGTAGAAGCCGGGCGAAGCCGGCATGATCGTCGCGCCGGCGCGGGTCAGCCGCAGCATGTTCTCGAGATGGATGGCGCTGAGCGGCGTCTCGCGCGGCACCAGCACGAGCGGACGGCGCTCCTTGAGCGCCACATCCGCTGCGCGCTCCACCAGCGAACGCGACGTACCGGCAGCAATCGACGCGAGCGTTCCCATAGAACACGGGCAAATCACCATGCCGGCGCTCTTCGCGGAGCCAGACGCGGGCGCCGCGCCGCGGTCGGCGTCGTCAAACACCGTTACCTGTGCATCCCAGGCCGCCGCGCCCGCAAACGTGCGCAGCCCCTCCACATCCACCAGATCGGTCTCGGTGCGCAACAAGCGAAGTCCGTGCGACGACATGATCAACGACACGCGGCGCTGTGACGCCACCAACTGCTGCAACAGGCGCACTCCGTACGGCGCGCCCGACGCGCCGGTGAAGGCCATCACAATCGGAGCATCAGCGTGCGTGCTCACGTTAGCACCCGTTCGGCGAGCGCAAACATAAAGAACGCGATGCTAATCACCCCGTTCATCGTAAAGAACGCGGCGTCCAACTTGGACTGATCCTCGGCGCTGACCAATGAATGTTCGTACAGCAGTAGCGACGCAACGGTGCCTACACCGAGACCGAAGATCCAGCCGCGCCCGGCGCCGAGCCCCGCCACCATCAACAGGAGCACGGTGCACACGTGCAGCGCGCGCGCAATACGAATCGCCACGCGCGGCCCAACGGCGGCCGGCACGGAGTGCAAACCGTGCTCGCGATCAAAGGCGATGTCTTGCAGCGCATACATCACATCAAAGCCGCCGCCCCACGTCATCACAGCAAGTGCGAGCGCCGGAAGCAACCACCACGGATCGCTCCACTGCCCCGTCACGGCGAGATATCCGCCAGCGGGCGCGATTCCCATGCCGAGCCCAAGCACGAGATGCGACCAACGCGTGAACCGTTTGGTGAGGCTGTAAAAACAAATCCAGAGTAGCGCCACCGGCGAGAGCATCGCGCAGAGTGGATTCAACTCCCACGCCGCCCACACAAAGAGCGCCATCGCGCCAATCACGAGCGCCGATGCTTCCCCCACCGCCATCGCACCGCTCGGGAGCTCACGCATGGCCGTGCGCGGATTCTTGGCGTCGAAGTGCCGGTCGGCAATACGATTGAATCCCATCGCGGCAAAGCGCGCCGCCGTAAAGGCGAGCACAATCCACCCGAGCGAACGAAGCGTCACGGGCGTGTGATACGTCGCGAGCACCACACCCACGAGCGCAAAGGGGAGCGCAAACACCGTATGCGGCAGTTTAACGAAGTTCACATAGCGCACAAATCGCGACGTGCCGTCAAACGTCTGCCCCTCACGGTGCGACGCGGTCATAGCCCGAGCCTCGGCCAGAGTGCATCCACGCGCTGCCGAGTGGCGTCGTCCATCGCGATCACCTCGGGCCAGTTGCGGGTGAATCCCTCTTCCGGAAATTTCTTAGTGCCGTCGATTCCCATCTTGCTGCCGTACGTGAAGGCACGGCTGGCGTGATCGAGCACATCCACCGGCCCCATCGTAAAGCGCACGTCGCGTTGCGGGTCAATGTTATTGAGCGCGACCCACCACGCTTCCGCCGCGTTCTGCACGTCCACCCAGCTATCGACAATCACGAGCACCTTCGCAAGCGACATTAATCCCTGCCCCCACATGGCGTTCATCACCTTGTAGGCCTGGCCCGGATATTCCTTTTTGATGCTCACGAACACGAGGTTGTGAAAAATCCCCTCGGCGGGCATGTGATAATCCACGATCTCGGGGACCGTGAGCTTGAGCAAGGGCAGGAAGATTCGTTCGGTGGCGTGGCCGAGGTAGTAGTCCTCCATCGGCGGACGCCCGACGATGGTGGTGGCGTACACCGGATTCTTGCGCATTGTCACCGCGGTGATATGCACCAGCGGATACAGATCGGCTTCGGAGTAGTAGCCCGTGTGATCGCCGAACGGCCCCTCGGTCACCAACGCCTCAGCCGGATCGATGTAGCCCTCGAGCACAAATTCGGCGTCGGCCGGCACTTCAAGATCGCAGGTGAGGGCCTTGGCGAGTTGCACCGGCTCCTTGCGCAGGAAGCCCGCAAAAATGAACTCGTCCACCATCGGTGGAAGAGGCGCGCTGGCCGAGTACATCGAGGCCGGATCGCCGCCGATGGCAATGCACACTTCCATTTTCTCGCCGCGTTCGGCCATCTCTCGCCAATGGGCGGCGCCCACCTTGTGGCGCTGCCAGTGCATGGCGACCGTGTTCTTACCCATCAGCTGCACTCGGTACATCCCCACATTGCGAATGCCGCGCTTGGGATCTTTGCTGATGACCATTGGCAGCGTGATGTACGGGCCACCGTCGTCAGGCCAGCAGGTGATGATCGGCAGTTTCCGCAAATCGACGTCGTCGCCGCGCCACACGGTTTCTTGGCACGACGGCGTGCCGCTTTTCATGCGCGGCGGAAACTTTGACACTTCAAGCAGGCGCGGCAACATCGACAGCTTGCCGAGTAGCCCCTCTGGAACTTTGAGATCCATCAGCTTGGTGATGCGGTCGCCGTGTTCGTCGAGTCGCTCGACGCCAAGGCTCAGCGCCATGCGCTTCATGGAGCCGAACAGGTTGATGGCCACCGGAATCGGTGAGATGGTGCCGTCAGGCAGCACCGGCTTTTCGAAGAGCAGCGCTTTGCCTCCGCCCGGCATTTTGCTTACGCGGTCGGTGATTTCGCACAGTTCAAGATCCACCTTGACGGGCTCCGTAATGCGATGGAGCTCGCCGATCGCGTCGATGGCGGCAATGAATTCAGAGAGGGTATTGAGGGTCACGATTGCGTCTTGCCTTTTTCGCCGACGTGAATCGCCGCAATCCCAAACGTCAGCGTCGTAAACGCGACGTCCGCAAACCCCGCCGCGCGCATGCGATCCGCGAGGATGGTGGTTTCGGGAAAATTGGCGACCGATTGCGGCAGGTATTGGTACGCGGTGCGATGACCGCTAATGAGGCCGCCGATGAGCGGCAACACCTTATGAAAATAGAACAAGTAGGCCGTGCGCAGCAGCGCAACACGCGGCGTGGAGAACTCGAGAATCACGAATCGCGCACCCGGCGCCAGCACACGGTGCACCTCGGCGAGCGCGCTCTCGAGACTCGCCACATTGCGAATGCCGAATGCGACGATCGCCCCGGCCATTGTGCCACTCGCCAACGGGAGCGCTAACGCGTCGGCAACAACCGGGGCGAGTGTGGTACGCGGCGCCTTGCCCACGCCCGCGCGCAGCATCGGCTCCGCGAAATCCGCGCCCACAATATGCCCGCGGAATCCGGAGTGGCGACTCAGCGCCGTGCCGACGTCGAGCGTCCCGGCGCAGAGGTCGAGATAGTGGCCCTCGGGCGCACGTTCCCATCCTAGGCGCGCGATCGCCAACCGACGCCACGACCGGTCGATACCCATGCTCAAGAGGTGATTGAGGAGATCGTATCGCGGGGCAATGTCGGAGAACATCCGTTGCACGTACGAACGCTTGCCGGGGGCGCCGGCAGCGGCCGCCCGTGCCTCGAGCGCTTCAGTATCGGTGGCTGTCATCAGCCTTGAAAGTTGCCCGCGCGTGAGAGCACGGGCAAGTTTGAAGGCAGCGTGCCCCCCAAACTCGATCTCCTCAACCTTCCCGACGCGGACGTCGTCGCCCTCGCCCAGCGCGGGCGCGAGGACGCCTATCGCGAACTGGTGCGCCGCTATGAGCGCCCCGTGTTCTCGCTGGTGTTCCGTATGGTGCGCGACACTGCCACCGCCGAGGATCTGGCGCAGGACGCGTTTATCAAGGTGCTCGGCAACCTCGACAAGTACCGGTCCGAGTTCAAGTTCTCGAGCTGGCTGTTCAAAATCGCGAATAACGTCGCCATCGATCACCTGCGACGCCGGCAGCTCGACACCATCTCGATGGACGGCTCCCCGCACGCCCAGACGGCGGCCGATATGGAGGCCACGTCCTTTGATGTGGGCTCCGAGGACGAGTCCCCACTCGAGGCGCTGGAGTCCAAGGAGCTGGGGTCGTCTATTGAGCGCGCGATTGCCGCCCTGCGCCCGGAATACCGCTCCTGCATCATGCTCCGCCACGTGGAAGGGCGGAGCTATGAGGAAATCGCGGCGACGCTCGACCTGCCGCTGGGCACGGTGAAGACCTACATCCACCGCGCCCGTCACCAGCTCCGCGAGGCGCTGGACCACCTCAGAGAATGATGGCGAATAAACACCGAAAGTTCAGGACTGCCCGCGCGCCGATGGTCGGACGCCCGTGGCACTCCACACACGCTGAAACCGCGTCCCTCGCCCTGCCGTAGTCTGATTCAGGAGAACTCATGCAACATCGACACCTGCATCCAAACGAGATCGACCTGCTGCTCGACGGCGAGGTTGGTTTTGGCGTCGCGCCGTTGCGCGCGCACGTCGAGGAGTGCGCGGAATGCCGCGCCAAGCTCGACGATGTGCGCCTGGTGACCGACGCCCTCGACCGGTTGCCGCACTTTGCCCCCACCGTTCGCTTTGCCGATTCGGTGATGGCGCAGGTGCACATTGTCGAACCGTGGCATGTGGCGCTCGTAGAGAGCGCCCTACGACTCGTCCCGCAGTCGCGCGCCATGCGCGTGGTGATGGCAGGCTCCGCGCTAACGGTGGCCTCCGTGCTCTCGGCGAGCGCCGTGTGGCTCGCCTTCCGCGCGGATGTGGCGCGCTACCTGGTGAACTTGGCGGCGGATCGCGGTCGGCAATCGGTGGTACAAGGTGCCACGGCTGTCCTCGATGCCGCCTTCGGCCAATCGGCGATTGACGCCATGCGTGGCGCTGGGATGAGCGGTGTCATGGTTGGCGCAGCCCTCTTGGTGACCGCCGCCGGCGGTGCCACCCTAGGCCTCCGCGCCATGGCCACCGCCTCGCGGCGTGCGCGGAACTAGGGCCATGACGTCACGTTTTATTCGCGCGGTCCGCGGGCTCTCTGCGCTGACCGCGCTTTG
The genomic region above belongs to Gemmatimonadota bacterium and contains:
- the mutM gene encoding bifunctional DNA-formamidopyrimidine glycosylase/DNA-(apurinic or apyrimidinic site) lyase — encoded protein: MPELPETETIARDLHGAVGGAVIGATSVPRPDVLREVTAVEFAERTTGAQIGRVWRRAKSVILDISTGDRLVVTPRFTGALLIEAADATAASPAPTSADYTAIHWQLTDGRTLRYRDVRRLGTVALMSPERFERWTAALGPEPLDPALTAERFSGIVRVSSRAVKSILMDQRRMAGIGNIYANEALWRAKIRPTRRGTALSRAAATTLLAEIRAVLTESIALRGTSFRDYRDAFGGRGGFVERLAVYGRAGEPCTRCGTTLRSTHAIEGRSTVFCPTCQR
- a CDS encoding UvrB/UvrC motif-containing protein produces the protein MSRRRRKKRAATPEVEARVAAMREVVRADVKDRPGVYRMISPDGEIVYVGKAKKLRTRLMSYFRAEYPAEKGARILREAGEIAWDYHPSEFAALLEELRLIKRWRPRFNVMMKRDARHYAFVRITRGPAPKFQVVRSAAADDNGMYFGPFSGALQLENALRELNDVLGLRDCASDTRMYFADQVELPVAPPRTPGCIRHEIGRCLGPCVAATTVSEYASRLELAREFLEGAHDAPVATLRVAMEASSDALDFERAASLRDKILRLESLQDQFARLRFAVESLSFVYTVPGFGDENRAYIIRRGRVRAELPAPRTPAERATLAALAAEVFVPSESTRLTVPAHEVDELLLLSSFFRKFPEELEGTEPASSFLQARSA
- a CDS encoding metallophosphoesterase family protein, which produces MLIGLISDTHGLLRPEVYEALAGVELILHAGDVCSDTILDELSLIAPVRAVYGNCDDPWTPGLSQQLELELGGLRIHVSHGHELGRPKPAALAAAYDADVIVYGHTHVQLIERVGKQLVINPGAAGPKRFALPATVARLTIVDGRADAELLTLA
- a CDS encoding MFS transporter is translated as MSGAALGGRAPHPWVFAVLYFPMGLTIGYPSVALGYLASRAGLPVSTSAAIVGMAFFAHAFKFVWAPLGDATLTRKTWYLLAVAAIALGLFVLTVTPMQASNVPLLSVVVLASNVGASFLAFATEGLMAHNTTLATRGRAAGWFQSGNQFGQTAGGGVGLLLVKHLPSTWLAGVALAAIVFACAFALRFLDEPGRGVVGETVATKLAAAVRALTLMLRTRDGRIGLLLALLPIGSGASQFLFGSLGAEWNAGADTVGFVLGAGGGVAIVAGCFAGGWVADRMAKPTAYAWACAISAAAAALMMLSPRNSMGFAAATLFYTFSLGLCTASLTGMVLALIGDHAAATKINVFFAFNTLGGLAMIRFDGAVHDRFGTQGMLAAEALVSLGCLVLFVILAGRIRGADRAH
- a CDS encoding UbiX family flavin prenyltransferase, with translation MAFTGASGAPYGVRLLQQLVASQRRVSLIMSSHGLRLLRTETDLVDVEGLRTFAGAAAWDAQVTVFDDADRGAAPASGSAKSAGMVICPCSMGTLASIAAGTSRSLVERAADVALKERRPLVLVPRETPLSAIHLENMLRLTRAGATIMPASPGFYNRPTRIEELVDFVVARVLDHLGVDNTLAIRWGGQSENA
- the ubiA gene encoding putative 4-hydroxybenzoate polyprenyltransferase, which codes for MTASHREGQTFDGTSRFVRYVNFVKLPHTVFALPFALVGVVLATYHTPVTLRSLGWIVLAFTAARFAAMGFNRIADRHFDAKNPRTAMRELPSGAMAVGEASALVIGAMALFVWAAWELNPLCAMLSPVALLWICFYSLTKRFTRWSHLVLGLGMGIAPAGGYLAVTGQWSDPWWLLPALALAVMTWGGGFDVMYALQDIAFDREHGLHSVPAAVGPRVAIRIARALHVCTVLLLMVAGLGAGRGWIFGLGVGTVASLLLYEHSLVSAEDQSKLDAAFFTMNGVISIAFFMFALAERVLT
- a CDS encoding menaquinone biosynthesis decarboxylase produces the protein MTLNTLSEFIAAIDAIGELHRITEPVKVDLELCEITDRVSKMPGGGKALLFEKPVLPDGTISPIPVAINLFGSMKRMALSLGVERLDEHGDRITKLMDLKVPEGLLGKLSMLPRLLEVSKFPPRMKSGTPSCQETVWRGDDVDLRKLPIITCWPDDGGPYITLPMVISKDPKRGIRNVGMYRVQLMGKNTVAMHWQRHKVGAAHWREMAERGEKMEVCIAIGGDPASMYSASAPLPPMVDEFIFAGFLRKEPVQLAKALTCDLEVPADAEFVLEGYIDPAEALVTEGPFGDHTGYYSEADLYPLVHITAVTMRKNPVYATTIVGRPPMEDYYLGHATERIFLPLLKLTVPEIVDYHMPAEGIFHNLVFVSIKKEYPGQAYKVMNAMWGQGLMSLAKVLVIVDSWVDVQNAAEAWWVALNNIDPQRDVRFTMGPVDVLDHASRAFTYGSKMGIDGTKKFPEEGFTRNWPEVIAMDDATRQRVDALWPRLGL
- a CDS encoding class I SAM-dependent methyltransferase; translation: MTATDTEALEARAAAAGAPGKRSYVQRMFSDIAPRYDLLNHLLSMGIDRSWRRLAIARLGWERAPEGHYLDLCAGTLDVGTALSRHSGFRGHIVGADFAEPMLRAGVGKAPRTTLAPVVADALALPLASGTMAGAIVAFGIRNVASLESALAEVHRVLAPGARFVILEFSTPRVALLRTAYLFYFHKVLPLIGGLISGHRTAYQYLPQSVANFPETTILADRMRAAGFADVAFTTLTFGIAAIHVGEKGKTQS
- a CDS encoding sigma-70 family RNA polymerase sigma factor; amino-acid sequence: MPPKLDLLNLPDADVVALAQRGREDAYRELVRRYERPVFSLVFRMVRDTATAEDLAQDAFIKVLGNLDKYRSEFKFSSWLFKIANNVAIDHLRRRQLDTISMDGSPHAQTAADMEATSFDVGSEDESPLEALESKELGSSIERAIAALRPEYRSCIMLRHVEGRSYEEIAATLDLPLGTVKTYIHRARHQLREALDHLRE